The Haliotis asinina isolate JCU_RB_2024 chromosome 3, JCU_Hal_asi_v2, whole genome shotgun sequence genome segment GAGATTTCTGTCTTCATATATCAGGATTACAGCGTATCTGTGATATCTCAAGTCATATAGATCTTTTAGAGGATATTTATtttctgtgtatgtgtatatatttattgcAGTTTCCACTCATACCTCCATGTACTCATCTACAGTAGTCAGGGTGGTGTTGGGGCAATTCTTCATGCATTGTCATTGAGCAGGGAAACCCATCTTTTCAGCAGCGATGATGACGGGAGTATCATCATACATTGTCGCTTCTCATGTTTCACTTTAGTCATGAGATATGAAATGGAGAGATTTGTTGTTTTCCATTGCATGCAAGAGGAGAGGAAGTTACAATTCAGCAAACAAACGGTTGTGACATAGTTACCAACTCATTTACCAAGGGGATGAACTGGGGAGATATTCCCCCAAGCCCTTGCTTgcataccattgtcaagcattGTTGTCACGCCAGCCAGCATTATATAACTCTCTGAAGATGAAATGCATGAAGTAATATTGTAACCAGACCAAGAACTGATCCTGCCTTTAGAATCACTAGTCTACACACAATCCTGCTGCTTCTTGAGTTTGATGTTCCACTGGCCTAAATGTGTAGGCATGTAATATTGAACTGAAGTTTCAACATGACCCTCTATATTATGACATGATATACCTCCACACTAGAATCTTGGTGTACACCACACTACTTCATTTAGATTGTAGCATGTATATCATATCGTCactgtgtgtatcatgatacacATCCCATTGTCATCCATTGTGATGAACattgttttttcttgtttccATCAAGTTAAGAAACTTTTTTTGGATGGTTAGTCAGAAACCAAGAGAGAATAAAAAGGTTACTTTTGCCAAGTATTCTTGACATAGGTAATGGCAGCTCACAGTAGAGACTGTGTATTGTAACATTTTATGAGAATGAAGAAAGTTTGATGATCACTGACATGTTTCACCATATGATCCCCTTACAGCATACACATGTACCAATGTGGTCCACATGTTGTGTCTATACTGGTGACTGTGAGGGCTGTGTAGAGTGGTTCACCAGTCAGATTTGGAGAGTGTATCCTTAACTGTCAAATCTATGTTTGATGTATCAGGTGTGTTTACCATGTGTAGCCAGCAGGAGCAGCAGGAATGTGTCTGACAGCATAAACTACATATTTAAAGTGCTAAacttgaatttgaatttgtCTTCTGTTGTCAaggattatttattatttatttataacatTTTTTGTTTGATATAGAGGtgaatgaattttattttgtttttagatATTTTAATTGCTGGTATTGGCATTTTAAATCAAAAAGGTAAATATTCTCATATCTTCCTTGACATAAGGAATAGCACTTATGCAATTTCTCTTGAATACATTTCTACAACTTTTAGTTATGATGGTGAAAAGTTAGTCTCATATCTTCTAGCACTGACCAGTTGTCGAACGTTATATACAACTGTATATATGAAGTCGACAGGTGTTGTCTTATGATTAGATAGTAGTCAAATGATATATACTTGTGTATTACTTAAGCTTCAGATACAATGGTGCAGGGTCAGATTTGCAATTGTTTCTTGTGTCCTGTGCTCacttacatatttgaaagactgAATGttcacatgtaacagacaaaagtAATTTTATGCAGAGTATGCTTAATTATACTCGTCCAGTTTTATTGATTCATCTGATAATTGTGGTAAAGGGATGATGGTTTGGTGGATGTGGGGTTCTCACATTTCAATAGATGGACTGTCAGCACAAAAGAAAACCCAGTCTTGATTATCCTCACAAACAGATTCTGTGTAAAGGAAAAAAACAGCAGTGAGGAAGACATGAATGGTTCACTGAATATCTGTGAGACACCTGCAGCCTGTTCTACATGAAGCTGCCGCTCGGTGAGATGACTCAAATGCTATTCAAAGGTGTGAAATGAGGCCCTTTTTAGCATTCATGAAGACCCGGTGACCAAGTGCTTTTCAGCTCCACAGATCATGTGGTGAGAGGATCTGACATTGTTGACTGGGTCAACTCACCATGACAATGTGGCTTAAGATGTCAACCAGTGTTTTGTCTACACTAATTGTGATACCAAACAAGCTTGCCCCTGAAAACCTTGGAATCTGATCTTGCACCCTTAATCCTGTAGTCAAATATGGACATTTAATGACTGAACTGTTTAACTAAGTTCTCCTTTTAACCAGTCAATATCTTTCTGAAGTAAATTTCAGAGATATTTAATTTGAAATTGGTAGTAAAATGTTGCTGACAGCAGCAACAAAAATGGTGATCAGTAAGTCGACAAGGGTGTGACAACTTCCtatgtgacatttatgtgtACCATTATACTTGGTGATCTTGGTAATAAGTGCCTATATGAAATAATGGGCTCAGTCAATAGTTGATTACATGTGTACCAATGAAGTATGATGTGATATGTATAGAGAGTTGTGTCTGGCATATACTTATTGTTAAGATAATCTGGATAATTCTATTTCCAAATAAAACTCATACATATGTAACAAGGTTTCTGTTCTTTCTTTCATGGTACTTGTAAACTATGACAGCACTGGGAGACTTCCCACAGCTGCATTTCTAACAATATATTTGTCACTATAGGGTAGATGTTGTTTGCAATACAAACTGTTTTGTTTCAAGTGGTAGTCAAACAACACCGACCCAGTGTCCTCCATATGACCTGCCCCTCTTTCACGTTGAGAAACAGCATATCAGTGATGTAGCAGCTATATAATGGGTCCAGGAATAGCAGCATTCCAATAACTATAAACTTCTAGGCGGTCCCTGACTTGCAACTTGGAAGGTTTCCCGTTAAATTGCTTGATCCACCAAAGGTGTGCATGTATATTAGTAGTCACGGCTGAAAGATTTCTCACAATGCTAAAATGCTGCAGTCTGTATAAAGCACCAGTATGGACACAACTTTTGGAAACATGAGATACCTTACAACATGGCACACGGCTAGTTGATCATTTTCCCCCAGTGTGCAAACACTCCATCGTTTAGGTATGACCAGCCAAGTTTGAAAGTCCACCAAGTGCCACATCTCTGACGTAGCTACGTAAAATCGAATTCCTTGAATCACCAATATTGCAAGGTACtagaaacaatatttcattatgtataTGTAACAATGCGTAGTTTTATACGATGAAAGAAAGAAACGAAAACATGCAATTTGGCAACAAACATGTTGAGCTGTAAAGACCTCTCTTATgctcttaaaaaaagtagaagaacctgaactttgaagtctggtagaaagaaaacccactgaggaacttataatgacattcatcttgtgtatgcagcatcatttcacgttatcaccacacgcaaacacaatgcattggAAGCACATGCACGgtgtgggagcctcctacacgtgcatggggtgtcattatgaatcttatCGTTTTTCAGTCAGGTCGATAagtcactgtagaccattttttccgaCAATtgtcttgcatctgtgcatggtcaaggttttcagggtcaaatcaaacactactgactgaaaattgtaaacctgaaattttcatgtcatactccagttaCCTAACaggggggataactgaacgaacagctctgctgtgaatgaaatccatgtggggatgcattctcaaaacatccattattattgtatcaacattgattcagtcCCACAAATCTCCCAATTCCGACAGTCGTACACTGAAAGTAGAGTTCCCCTACAttctttgaagagtatatttcaaAGGAAAGACCGTTTGgtgatacgaggggatgtcaataagttttgagccttgcatagaaaaacacaaaatattggtattaaccacatttatttttcaacacagtccccttgtgagtcaagacacttgttccatcttttctgccaggagctgatgccatctctgtagagccattttggtcctcaaaccaagccttagtagcagcaataagctcaccacgcaagtgtttcttgagatttgggaacagatggcaatcacttggtgccaggtctggagagtaggggggatgcggcaagatttcgtacccgcattcctggacagcagcggctgcaacgcgataggtgtgtactggagcattgtcttgatgtagaagaataccacgtctgatcttgccccggcgcttctccttgattgactgttgcacttgcctcaacaagttagcgtaatattccccattcttccttttggtaagtaatctatgtggatgacgcctttgctatcccagaagactgtcgtcattaccttctgcactgatctggaggctttgacctttttggtcctgggagaagtgacatgtttccattccatggattcttgtttgctctcaggatcatagtggtggatccaggtttcatcacaggttactagcctaaagtgaaaatcttctggattcttgttgtatctggttagcatggagtttcttatggtgacccttgtttcatctgtaagcattcttatcacccatcttgcgcacaccctAGACacgacgagatgttcatgaagaattgtctcgatggatccgtgtgaaatgcctgtggtctcctctaactcgtggggtgtgattcgacgattttcctgcacaagtctatgcactctgtcaatgttttcctgactagtgcttgttgttgggtgacctggacgggggtcatcttcaagactctctctaccatgcttaaattcttTCACTCATcatttgatggtagcagatgaaggggaagacttcccataaactgctgaaagcctttcttcaatgttcttcgccgagtctccttcaagaactaaaaacttaattactgctctatactcaattttattcattttcacagccgtgaggggggtctctttctgtcaatgtgagctgttgaATAACGTCTGAGAGTaaaataccaaaacttatatatcacatcagctacaccccaaggttcaatgtcgtaccataggctgtgacacctgggtatgaaaagtgctcaaggctcaaaacttattgacatcccctcgtacgtGGGGCTCACTATAGAGCATAATGTCAAAGACCTACAGAACTTACCTCCCGCAAACAGTTGGATACTCTGGGATGCAGCGAATACTGTTGACCTCGCTCACAAGTTCACTCAGGAAATGTGGATATTGAAATCCAGGGAGTAATAAATCAAGAAGCTTATGTGTTCATTCTGGTGCGAAGTCGAATTTTATATACTGTCGAAAGTGTGGTTAGGGTCCTAGATTCTTCAGGGAGTAACTGGGGCTTGGGATGTTTTGAAACTCTGCAACTTTATTTAATACAATAGCTCCTCTGTTGCCCCGGGATAAGTCAAGACATTGTCTGGTTCTTCTCTTGGGGGGCGACCTTGCGCCAAGGAGTGAGGTTTGTGGACGACACAGCTCTAAACCATCAATATTTACTCACAGGAGAACGGGCAAAAGCCCCTCGCTAAACTGAGTACCCCTGTTATTACTTTAACTTACAATCACTCTCTCGGTCCTCAAAGCATGTTAGTTGTAAGTCACAATCATATCCGTAAATTGCTTATGATCGTCTGTAACTCGATCGATTGTTGTGTATGAACAAGATGGTGGTGTGTGTTATAATTCATACACAACGAAGACAAGTATTAGTTCCGTGATGCCCATTGCACCACTTAATAAGTATATCTGGTAATGGCGTGCACGTGGTTTAGTTTGGTATAACTGAATTATATTCGAACTGCATTTGCAAACATCAGTTGTATAGGCCAACTCTcccaaacaaacatgacaaacatgacaaacatggcAGTCATGATTTGGGATGGGACCACTGTTAGTGGGCGACGCTAATCTTACGGACCGTTGATAATTAATGGCTGGGGGGTCGTCCtaaacacattgtacatgcaactccataaaaTCATTACGCACATGCCacacagagttggtctgatgttttaaTCAAGATCAGAGTTTCATTGAGCATTTTATgattattagttttcgagttacatttcaattcatcggtccgctttgaGTCAAACATTCTGTAAccgttttcaaaattcaacctgTAAGCTGCTTTAAATCGCATCTTCAGGTCTTTAGCGATGTGTCACACAACAAAAGAGAAAGGCAAATAATCATCATTCGGCATTGTGCGTGAAAAATCCATGTATTCCGTAATCCCGCAGGATATCATGCCATACTCCACACAGAGACTTCCATGATAGAGACTTGAGAATCCTCAGCCATCGTTTACTTCCATCCACCAGACCCTGGATGTACGTGTTCCCATTCTTCTGATTACGAATGGAATGTTCTCCAAACAGAACAATCTGGCAGCTGTATAATAGCATAAAGTCGTACAACATCTCAAGGTCACTTGCACTTAGTGCCCGAATGGATAGATAACCGGAAATAACGTGACCACCAATACGGAGTACTTCCTGTTGGCCAGCATTAGATTTCTGCATGGCGCCGAATATTAGCTGTGCAACATCTGCCACTCGGTATGTGTAGCAGACTTCGTTGAAGTCTATTATTCCAAATAGCTTTTTTCCATCTTCCCTGTAATCAACCAGTTGGAATCCAGGCAGCTGAGTCTTGACGATGATATTAGCCATGTTGAGATCGCCATGAATTACTCCTGAAAAGTGGACATGCCAGTGGTTATGTTTCTGGGTTTATGATAGTTTTAGACCAAACAGGAACACTTCTAGACTAAAGACGCAATACTACCATCCTTCCGTTTACAACACACTCAGAAGTCTTGGTAAATAGGCTATCATATTGCCTTCCAGTGTGGGACAAACGGTACACTAGCAGGTTTCACAATTGTTTGGTTCACGTGCTCAGATGATTGTCAGGCGAATCCTTGACACGGTCAACGTTTTGAAAGCTGATGTAATACAAAGTGACATGCATATGATCTCAGTAGTCAGTTTGCAAGTTAACAAGTCACTGCATACAACGAGAAACGCCATATTGAAACCTGTAGTACACTTGACGTGACGTCTTTACTATATTACATCATACGTTATTGTCAGCAGTTTGTGCATCCCATCTCCTTTTCATGCGTCACTGACATAAGCATTTTGTCAATGAATGTAGTGCGATGTCGAAACTTGACGATGAAACGTATTACCTTTTTGCAAGAAACCTTGTTTTGCCGACAGTTTGCGCTGAAAATCCCCAAGAACGATGCTCGCAATGTCCCTTATATCGTCTTCCTACATGAAATATTACAGGTCTTCAGCGGTAGACTGTTTAGAGGTGAGGTATGGGGGAATGCGCATGTTCTTTAGCGATTGACTGTTTAGTGGTGAGGCACTGGGGCGTGAGCATGTTCTTTAGCGATTGACTGTTTAGTGGTGAGGCATTGGGGCGTGAGCATGTTCTTTAGCGGTAGACTGTTTAGAGGTGAGGTATTGGGGCGTGAGCATGTTCTTTAGTGGTAGACTGTTTAGAGGTGAGGTATTGGGGCGTGAGCATGTTCTTTAGTGGTAGACTGTTTCGAGGTGAGGTATTGGGGCGTGAACATGTTCTTTAGCGGTAGACTGTTTAGTGGTTAGGTATTGGGGCGTGAGCATGTTCTTTAGCGGTAGACTGTTTAGTGGTGAGGTACGGGGTAATGCGCATGTTCTTTAGCGGTAGACTGTTTAGTGGTAAGGTATGGGGAAAGCGCATGCTCGGTGGTGGTGTGCTGGCTCTCGTGTTATACAGAGTCGGTGAATATCACAACAGAATACTTCAACAGCTATAGAAATCAttggaaaataattttgaagAAAGTTAAGCACCCCAGGACAAGTATGTTACTGTTCAGCTTGTGTATGATCATACCTATGATACCAATGTTTATTTAGGAAATTATTGCAAGTGCACTTAGTAGTAAGTGTCTCTCGAACACACCCTATGAAGCATGTCCAGAGACAAACCCACGAATTGTCTTTGTCGGTATTTGACCTGCATAGCTTACAATGTTGAATCATTTGTCTGCCACTACCGTACGTAGAAGAGTGTGGCGTGGTCAgagattgaaatgaaatataagcTACAGACAAAATTCAATGTAGTCTTGACAGTTTCAATGAACTAACTTAATAAGCAATTAGAGCTACCCAATGTAATGAACACCTGCATGTTTTACGTTGTGTTTTAGAGCAAGATGTTTGTGCATTTAACATGTACTGCATCCATAATATATAATGTGGCATGTTGCGATTTGTGTCAAGGTTAAAGGAGCCTAAACACTCAACTTAGCACGCGTGTCGTCAATTTCGCACTAGGATAGAGTTACACGTCCTTGACATTACAGAGTCCCTCCCTTCCCTGATACTCAATTCCTTGAAATAGGACTCCACCTGGCCCGGATTCAAGTATCCGAGTATCCCTTCCAGACCTAAAGGGCGACTTTAGTAGCACTTGCATGTCATAACTGTGTTGAGTGTGAGCAAAGACATGAATGTTGCCGGTATACATGCTCGTGCCACGTGAGCCTCGGGGGAAAAATGTTAATGAAATGTTCCTACCTGAGTTGTAAGCAGGTAGTCCTCTAATATTCCGGCATTTTCTGCGATCCATCGGTTATCCTTCTCTACCTGCAGGCAACAGGTCGGGAAATCCTGTATATAAGGAGAAAATAACAAACACAATGTCATATTTCATTAactactcacacacacacaaaaacccaAACACATTTGTTATCCACTTATGGACATCGGTCGGCAAAGTCTAAGCtaaatttgtttgaaaatacatgcaTACTGTACGATCCTTCGCTCATCAAACTGCGGCGCCTCAACAATTCAGCTCCTCTGGGCACAATACTGTCTTCCCAATTATAACAAAACCGAGAAATATCGATAATGccaagaaacaaatatataccaCTATGTCAAGTAGCAAACATAAATCACCATGTGGAGTAACAATATACATCATCCAAAGTAGCATACAACACCATACCAAATAACAAACACCACCATGCCAAGTAACAAGCATACACCGCCATCCCGAGTAGCATTCAACACCATGCCAAATAACAAACACCACCATGCCAAGTAACAAGCATACACCGCCATCCCGAGTAGCATTAAACACCATGCCAAATAACAAACATACACCATCATGCCAAGTAACAACATACAACACCATGACAAGTAACAGACATACAACACCATGCTAAGTAACAACATACAACACCATGCTAAGTAACAACATACAATACCATTCCAAATAACAAACCTATGCCAAGCAGCCAACTTACAACTCTGTGCCAAGAAACACACACCCAACGTCATGCCAAATAATAGCATTTAACACCATGACAAGTAACAACATCAAGTAATAACATACAACACCATGCCAAGCAACAACATACAGCACCATGCCAAGCAACAACATACAACACCATGACAAGTAACAAACATCCAAAGTCATGCCAAATAACAGCATACAACACCATGACAAGTAGCAAACATACCATACAACACCATACCAAGCAACAGACATCAAAACCATGCCAAGTAACAACATAAAACACCATGACAATTAACAAACCTAAAAATAATGCCAAGTAACACCATAAAACACCATGCCAAGCAACAACATACACCACCATGCCAAGTGCCAAGCGTACATTACCATGCCAAGTAACGAACATACAACACCATGTGATATAACTCCACTACCACACAAGCGCCATCTGCGTCATTCCATGCACATCTCGTCAACACCCCATGCCGTACTGGGAATGTCTAGCACACTACCTTCAATATGTCATGCACATCCCGTCAACACCCCATGATGTACTGGGATTGTCTAGCACACTACCTTCAATACGTCATGCACATCCCGTCAACACCCCATGACGTACTGGGATTGTCTAGTACATACCTTCAGTACGTCATGCACATCCCGTCAACACCCCATGACGTACTGGAAATGTCTAACACGCTACCTTCAGTACGTCATGCACATCCCGTCAACACCCCATGACGTACTGGGAATGTCTAGCACACTACCTTCAGTACGTCATGCACATCCCGTCAACACCCCACGACGTACTGGGATTGTCTAACACACTACCTTCAGTACGTCATGCACATCTCGTCAACACCCAACGACGTACTGGAATTGTCTAAAACACTACCTTCAGTACGTCATGCACATCCCGTCAACACCCCATGACGTACTGGGATTATCTAGCACACTACCTTCAGTACGTCATGCACATCTCGTCAACACCCCATGACGTACTGGGATTGTCTAACACACTACCTTCAATACGTCATGCACATCTCGTCAACACCCCACGACGTACTGGGATTGTCTAACACACTACCTTCAGTACGTCATGCACATCCCGTCAACACCCCATGACGTACTGGGATTATCTAACACACTACCTTCAATACGTCATGCACATCCCGTCAACGCCCCATGACGTACTGGGATTGTCCAACACACTACCTTCAATACGTCATGCACATCCCGTCAACACCCCATGATGTACTGGGATTGTCTAGTACACTACCTTCAGTACGTCATGCACATCCCGTCAACACCCCACGACGTACTGGGATTGTCTAACACACTACCTTCAATACGTCATGCACATCTCGTCAACACCCCACGACGTACTGGGATTGTCTAGCACACTACCTTCAGTACGTCATGCACATCCCGTCAACACCCCATGACGTACTGGGATTGTCTAACACACTACCTTCAATACGTCATGCACATCTCGTCAACACCCCACGACGTACTGGATTGTCTAACACACTACCTTCAGTACGTCATGCATTTCGGCCAGTAGCACTCCCAGCATAAAGTAGGTCTGCTTGTGATGCAGGGGAAAACAAGTGTCTAGGGGCTGTCCGGGCAGATAGGTGAGGAGGCGAATACAACAGTCTTCGTGGGGACTATCTACGGAATAGAAATCCCAAACATATATGTCATATACTCCGCCCACTTCTCCGTCTCACAGTATCAAAAACATACTTGTTCAGCTATTAAATATTGTTGGTCTTCTCTACCAAAGACTACTTATCACATAATCTGTTACAGAAAATGCGGTAACATTAGCAATGCAAATCATACACC includes the following:
- the LOC137277267 gene encoding hydroxylysine kinase-like produces the protein MSDSRRPYVTRDQVEDILVSLYHHKPTTITELPSFMDRNFLVETATFDRCVLKITNPDESTNDAKLKALVEVTLILHTKGFLCPVHLPNIHGNMFIKRGFPVPLQDSPHEDCCIRLLTYLPGQPLDTCFPLHHKQTYFMLGVLLAEMHDVLKDFPTCCLQVEKDNRWIAENAGILEDYLLTTQEDDIRDIASIVLGDFQRKLSAKQGFLQKGVIHGDLNMANIIVKTQLPGFQLVDYREDGKKLFGIIDFNEVCYTYRVADVAQLIFGAMQKSNAGQQEVLRIGGHVISGYLSIRALSASDLEMLYDFMLLYSCQIVLFGEHSIRNQKNGNTYIQGLVDGSKRWLRILKSLSWKSLCGVWHDILRDYGIHGFFTHNAE